One Spinacia oleracea cultivar Varoflay chromosome 4, BTI_SOV_V1, whole genome shotgun sequence DNA segment encodes these proteins:
- the LOC110794722 gene encoding uncharacterized mitochondrial protein AtMg00810-like, translated as MSTVRCLISLPASRNWDLFQLDINTAFLHGSLDEEVYKKVTEGLSAPPGHVCKLNKSLYGLKQASRQWFARLLNELKSQGYNQSKNDYSLFVKRDSTDITIVVVYVDDIITTGSNVATISALKDHLHQTFNIKDLGLLHFFLGIEVSKIGDGYNLTQKKYTKELLLDYELDVTKPVVTPFPLNLKLTTEGDPYPNVEYWAACPTTRRSITGYVLLLGNSPVRWKSKKQPTISKSSSEAEYRAMSQAAVEVCTSASQANCVHTTVSRRIKAQPTLLHFSNSVRESVSHPECSD; from the exons ATGTCTACTGTTAGATGTTTGATCAGTCTTCCTGCCTCTAGAAATTGGGATTTATTTCAACTGGATATCAACACTGCCTTTCTTCATGGCAGTCTTGATGAGGAGGTGTATAAGAAAGTTACTGAAGGCCTTTCAGCTCCACCTGGTCATGTATGTAAACTCAACAAATCTCTATATGGCCTAAAGCAAGCCTCTAGACAGTGGTTTGCAAGACTTCTTAATGAGCTGAAATCTCAAGGGTATAATCAGTCAAAAAATGATTACTCATTGTTTGTCAAAAGGGATTCTACTGATATTACTATTGTTGTTgtttatgttgatgacataatCACCACAGGGTCCAATGTTGCTACCATTTCAGCTCTTAAGGATCATTTACATCAAACATTCAACATTAAGGATCTAGGTCTTCTACATTTCTTTCTTGGTATTGAAGTAAGTAAGATTGGTGATGGTTACAACCTCACTCAGAAAAAATATACCAAAGAGCTTCTTCTTGACTATGAACTTGATGTTACAAAACCTGTTGTCACTCCTTTTCCTCTCAATCTCAAACTCACTACAGAAGGGGATCCTTATCCTAATGTTGAGT ATTGGGCTGCTTGTCCAACAACAAGGAGATCAATCACTGGCTATGTTCTACTTTTAGGCAACTCTCCAGTAAGATGGAAATCCAAGAAACAACCTACAATTTCTAAAAGTTCTTCTGAGGCTGAATACAGAGCTATGTCTCAAGCTGCTGTAGAAGTATG CACAAGTGCAAGTCAAGCTAACTGCGTGCATACTACTGTTTCTAGAAGAATCAAAGCTCAACCAACTCTCCTACATTTCAGCAATTCTGTTAGAGAATCAGTTAGTCATCCAGAATGTAGTGATTAG
- the LOC110794711 gene encoding ACT domain-containing protein ACR4 has product MESYMSFSKDMDEEYEKLIKRMNPPRVVINNESSKNATVIQVDSANRHGILLEVVQILTDLNLVITKAYISSDGGWFMDVFNVTDQDGNKITDEEILDFIQKSLGPDSSCLGTAVGVLPSTDYTTIELIGRDRSGLLSELTAVLSHLKCNVVNAEVWTHNTRAAAVMNITDQGTNSAIDDSERLSKIKKVLCNVLGGSSSTHSREAKTEVVTHVAAHAERRLHQMMYDDRDYEQVGDEEDEDERQRPNVSIDNWNDKDYSVVTIRCKDRPKLLFDTVCTLTDMQYVVFHGRVDAEGPEAYQEYYIRHVDGSPVKSEAERQRVIQCLEAAIKRRVSEGLKLELCTSDRAGLLSDVTRIFRENSLKVTQAEVTTKGGKAVNSFYVRDAYGYPVNAKTIDTIRKIIGQTILKVKANNSNERKQKVAQESQSGSLFGGLFKSRSFCNFGLVRSYS; this is encoded by the exons ATGG AGTCCTACATGAGCTTTTCAAAAGACATGGATGAAGAGTATGAGAAACTCATCAAAAGAATGAACCCACCAAG GGTGGTGATTAATAATGAAAGTTCCAAAAATGCAACAGTTATACAGGTTGACAGTGCAAACAGGCATGGAATACTCCTTGAAGTTGTTCAAATTCTTACTGATCTTAATCTTGTCATAACCAAAGCTTACATTTCTTCTGATGGTGGCTGGTTCATGGATG TTTTTAATGTGACTGATCAAGATGGGAACAAGATTACAGATGAAGAAATCCTTGATTTTATTCAAAAG TCTTTAGGCCCAGATTCTTCATGTTTAGGAACAGCTGTTGGTGTTCTTCCATCAACAGATTACACAACAATTGAGTTAATTGGGAGAGACAGGTCAGGACTTCTCTCTGAACTAACTGCTGTACTCTCCCACCTAAAATGCAATGTGGTGAATGCTGAAGTCTGGACTCACAACACCCGAGCAGCAGCCGTGATGAACATCACTGATCAGGGAACAAATTCTGCAATCGACGACTCAGAGAGGCTGTCTAAGATCAAGAAAGTACTCTGCAATGTGCTTGGAGGTAGTAGTAGTACTCACTCTAGGGAAGCTAAGACAGAGGTTGTGACTCATGTTGCTGCACACGCTGAAAGGAGACTGCATCAGATGATGTACGATGATAGAGACTACGAGCAGGTTGGtgatgaggaagatgaagatgaaagGCAAAGGCCGAATGTTAGTATTGATAATTGGAATGATAAGGATTATTCGGTGGTTACTATTCGTTGTAAGGATAGGCCGAAGCTTCTGTTTGATACGGTTTGCACGTTGACTGATATGCAGTATGTTGTTTTCCATGGTAGAGTTGATGCTGAAGGGCCTGAAGCTTATCAG GAATACTACATCAGGCATGTTGATGGATCTCCTGTTAAGTCAGAGGCTGAAAGGCAAAGGGTCATCCAATGTCTTGAAGCTGCTATCAAGAGACGAGTTTCCGAG GGACTAAAGCTGGAGCTATGCACAAGTGACAGGGCAGGACTGTTATCTGATGTCACACGAATTTTCAGAGAGAACAGCCTAAAAGTGACCCAAGCAGAAGTCACAACAAAAGGTGGCAAAGCCGTGAACAGCTTCTACGTACGTGATGCATACGGGTACCCGGTTAACGCCAAGACCATCGACACCATAAGGAAAATCATCGGACAGACGATACTCAAAGTGAAGGCGAACAACTCCAACGAACGAAAGCAAAAAGTCGCTCAAGAGTCTCAATCCGGGTCCTTATTCGGGGGTCTATTCAAGTCTAGATCGTTTTGTAATTTCGGGTTGGTTAGGTCATACTCTTAA